Proteins encoded together in one Musa acuminata AAA Group cultivar baxijiao chromosome BXJ3-6, Cavendish_Baxijiao_AAA, whole genome shotgun sequence window:
- the LOC135640707 gene encoding VQ motif-containing protein 22-like, protein MDSAKSSSLQPSGGGDDEFGSPAAPLSAFFRSRTATSDAATLQPSPYYYGDYHFDSLSTRPFTSFPSTVTFSSSPPSAAVSHGAGVGASPAQQLPDQSNVAAATPAPERSSKKRCRASRRAPTTVLTTDASNFRAMVQELTGIQSFSASPSPCAGARLGIFHSAAASRSYSDPPLPASSFLLPRPFMQKVQSPSFLPISSTSPAHSSSAVTAINSISNATTSSDGHRSSSSKSYQLRSSSHILLQQEVYMKEQLQGEDMMEEIKKRCR, encoded by the coding sequence ATGGACTCAGCTAAGAGTAGCAGTCTTCAACCGTCCGGGGGTGGCGACGATGAGTTTGGTTCTCCCGCCGCTCCTCTGTCCGCCTTCTTCCGCTCCAGAACTGCCACCTCGGACGCCGCCACCTTGCAACCATCACCCTACTACTACGGTGACTACCACTTCGACTCGCTCTCCACCCGTCCTTTCACCAGTTTCCCCTCCACTGTAACGTTTTCCTCCTCACCGCCATCTGCCGCCGTCTCCCATGGCGCTGGCGTCGGTGCATCACCGGCGCAACAACTGCCTGACCAGTCTAACGTCGCTGCTGCGACACCTGCGCCGGAACGGAGCTCCAAGAAGCGGTGCAGGGCGTCACGGCGTGCCCCGACGACGGTGCTCACCACCGACGCCTCCAACTTCCGCGCCATGGTGCAAGAACTCACCGGCATCCAGTCCTTCTCGGCCTCCCCCTCCCCTTGCGCCGGCGCTCGCCTTGGCATCTTCCACTCTGCCGCTGCCTCCCGTTCCTACTCTGACCCTCCACTGCCGGCGTCCTCTTTCTTGCTCCCTCGCCCCTTCATGCAGAAGGTCCagtctccttccttccttcccatCTCTTCTACTTCCCCTGCTCATTCTAGCTCCGCTGTTACTGCCATTAATAGCATCTCCAATGCCACCACTAGTAGCGATGGACATCGTTCATCCAGTAGCAAAAGCTACCAACTACGTTCGTCATCACATATTCTTCTGCAGCAAGAAGTATATATGAAGGAGCAACTGCAAGGCGAAGATATGATGGAGGAGATAAAGAAGAGGTGTAGATAG